A genomic stretch from Nocardia wallacei includes:
- a CDS encoding M50 family metallopeptidase, with amino-acid sequence MGFAIGFVLFALGITVSVALHECGHMWTAQATGMKVRRYFVGFGPKIFSFRRGDTEYGLKALPLGGFCDIAGMTALDELEPEDVDRAMYRQATWKRLLVMSGGILMNFFLGFLLIVLLAVAWGLPRLDAPPETQIIPAGCVAPQNPDGSAAPCTGEGPAQVAGLRRGDLVKAINGVPVKSWNDFRKITETQSGPILYTVERDGQKLDISVMPERVATYPLKPDSDERVTEPVYVSKVGVGQDFYPPTKYGLLPAIPASISFTGEMFAKTFQSLAQMPTKVVNLWHAVTGGERDADTPVSVYGASKIGGETAERGLWGVFVLVLASLNFFLGAFNILPLLPLDGGHIAVVLYEKVRNVLRGRKGLPPGAPVYYMKLLPATYVVVVIGGAYMILTLVADIVNPIKLFP; translated from the coding sequence ATGGGGTTCGCGATCGGGTTCGTGCTGTTCGCCCTCGGTATCACGGTATCGGTGGCCCTGCACGAATGTGGCCATATGTGGACGGCGCAGGCCACGGGCATGAAGGTGCGCCGCTATTTCGTGGGGTTCGGGCCGAAGATCTTTTCCTTCCGCCGGGGTGATACCGAATACGGTCTGAAGGCATTGCCGCTGGGCGGTTTCTGCGATATCGCGGGCATGACCGCTCTCGACGAGCTGGAACCGGAGGATGTGGACCGGGCCATGTACCGGCAGGCCACGTGGAAGCGGTTGCTGGTGATGTCCGGCGGCATCCTGATGAACTTCTTCCTCGGCTTCCTGCTGATCGTGTTGCTGGCGGTGGCGTGGGGGCTGCCGCGCCTGGACGCTCCGCCGGAGACGCAGATCATTCCGGCCGGATGTGTGGCGCCGCAGAATCCGGACGGCAGCGCGGCGCCGTGCACTGGCGAGGGTCCCGCGCAGGTGGCCGGTCTGCGGCGCGGCGATTTGGTGAAGGCCATCAACGGTGTGCCGGTGAAAAGCTGGAACGATTTCCGCAAGATCACCGAAACCCAGTCCGGCCCGATCCTCTACACGGTCGAACGGGACGGGCAAAAGCTCGACATCTCGGTCATGCCGGAGCGCGTGGCCACGTATCCGCTGAAGCCGGATTCGGACGAGCGCGTGACCGAGCCGGTATACGTCAGCAAGGTCGGAGTAGGCCAGGATTTCTATCCGCCGACGAAATACGGTCTGCTGCCCGCGATTCCGGCCTCGATTTCCTTCACGGGGGAGATGTTCGCCAAGACGTTCCAGTCGCTGGCGCAGATGCCGACCAAGGTGGTGAACCTGTGGCACGCGGTCACCGGAGGTGAGCGAGACGCGGACACTCCGGTCAGCGTGTACGGCGCCAGCAAGATCGGCGGCGAAACCGCCGAGCGCGGGCTCTGGGGCGTATTCGTACTGGTGCTGGCGAGCCTGAACTTCTTCCTCGGGGCCTTCAACATTCTGCCGCTGCTGCCGCTGGATGGCGGGCATATCGCGGTGGTGCTGTATGAGAAGGTGCGCAATGTCCTGCGCGGGCGCAAGGGTCTGCCGCCGGGCGCTCCGGTGTACTATATGAAGCTGCTACCGGCCACCTATGTAGTCGTTGTCATCGGAGGTGCCTACATGATCCTCACCCTCGTAGCCGATATCGTGAACCCTATTAAACTGTTTCCTTAG
- the cynS gene encoding cyanase yields MSKKDAGLAVVAAKQRLGVSWAQLAEAIGKAPAWTVAALLGQHPVPAEAAKTVAAMLDLNGETELALQAQPTRGALETAVPTDPTIYRFYEVLQVYGPAIKELIHEEFGDGIMSAINFRMDVKRVEDPAGDRVVVTLDGKFLPYQW; encoded by the coding sequence GTGTCGAAGAAGGACGCGGGGTTGGCTGTGGTGGCGGCTAAACAGCGGCTCGGGGTTTCGTGGGCGCAGTTGGCCGAGGCTATCGGGAAGGCGCCGGCGTGGACGGTCGCCGCACTGCTCGGGCAGCATCCTGTGCCCGCGGAGGCTGCGAAAACCGTTGCGGCGATGCTCGATCTGAATGGCGAGACGGAACTGGCGTTGCAGGCGCAGCCCACGCGTGGCGCCCTGGAGACCGCGGTGCCTACCGATCCCACGATCTACCGGTTCTATGAGGTCCTGCAGGTGTACGGGCCGGCGATCAAGGAACTGATTCACGAGGAATTCGGTGACGGCATCATGAGCGCCATCAATTTCCGGATGGACGTCAAGCGTGTGGAGGATCCGGCCGGGGATCGGGTCGTGGTGACGCTGGACGGGAAGTTCCTGCCGTATCAGTGGTGA
- the nfi gene encoding deoxyribonuclease V (cleaves DNA at apurinic or apyrimidinic sites), with protein MTAPVSKHTPPQAIRIGVGSPVELPTSPESAIEMQERLRTSVDTTDPRPPNFRTVAGLDSAYDDAGQVVAAVVVLDADTLEPVDTATARGEVTFPYVPGLLAFRELPTTLAALEKLGTTPDLLVCDGQGIAHPRRFGLACHLGLITGLPTIGVAKNVLGECEEPAAERGSVSDITLDGEIVGRALRTQRDVKPVYVSVGHRISIDTACAQVLALSPNHRQPETTRRADHLCRTLLRDIAAGEN; from the coding sequence ATGACGGCTCCCGTCTCGAAACATACTCCCCCACAGGCGATCCGGATCGGTGTCGGAAGCCCGGTAGAGCTGCCGACCAGCCCTGAATCGGCTATCGAGATGCAGGAAAGGCTGCGAACATCGGTCGATACGACCGATCCCCGTCCGCCGAACTTCCGCACCGTCGCCGGACTCGACTCGGCCTACGACGACGCGGGGCAGGTCGTCGCGGCCGTGGTCGTCCTCGATGCCGACACCCTCGAACCCGTCGACACCGCCACGGCTCGAGGCGAAGTCACCTTCCCCTACGTCCCGGGTCTGCTCGCCTTCCGTGAACTGCCCACCACTCTCGCCGCGCTGGAAAAACTCGGCACCACACCGGATCTCCTGGTGTGCGATGGGCAGGGCATCGCGCATCCGCGCCGTTTCGGACTGGCCTGTCACCTCGGATTGATCACGGGCCTGCCGACCATCGGCGTCGCCAAGAACGTGCTGGGCGAGTGCGAAGAACCAGCGGCCGAACGCGGCTCGGTCAGCGACATCACGCTGGACGGGGAAATCGTCGGCAGGGCACTACGCACCCAGAGGGACGTCAAACCGGTTTACGTCTCGGTGGGCCACCGGATCAGCATCGACACGGCCTGCGCGCAAGTTCTCGCCCTGAGCCCGAACCACCGCCAGCCGGAAACCACTCGCCGCGCCGACCACCTCTGCCGGACTCTGCTGCGCGATATCGCGGCCGGGGAGAACTGA
- a CDS encoding ADP-ribosylglycohydrolase family protein, translated as MRDHRIAPRGWPNAESNRRSIKVGHWHDDWARRWRDRAEFRPETRTVENSDYNQHYVDVEAPVEAELDYSARSDEVSGSFPGGTRRLPIPTGAERLRGAMVGAGIGDGFAYARDHFGLTSFPWDAGAPIRAQEKFVDFLPASFMPSTWITQLMGYSAEGLIRALAGRRIGQPVDPVSTVQHALQRWLYYMKRSVSAVGEWRIYGGIYARDAGDHDYPDGLAGHDTNFVSNRDPDAAVLDALLGFASTGTISTPADPRSEARGADVLVRAALAAVWSEDLSETFDLAVAIAALTHPHPDDYLPAAALAVILHQQLRDHPFMDCLAAGYSQASKRSGHEKTLAAIDTVVSLVRDEWVPTQPSSLRRHFPNGGADGVEALGIALYSAMVSDYIREALLLALNYATHRPQVAAVAGMLIGAEYGIQAVPKALREPVASVGTLDAFAQDLATELRDVLTDAEWLRRYPPT; from the coding sequence TTGAGAGACCACCGAATCGCCCCGAGAGGCTGGCCTAATGCGGAAAGCAACAGACGCAGCATCAAGGTCGGGCACTGGCACGACGACTGGGCCAGGCGGTGGCGAGATCGCGCGGAGTTCCGGCCGGAAACCCGGACGGTCGAAAATAGCGACTACAACCAACATTACGTCGACGTCGAGGCTCCCGTAGAGGCCGAACTGGACTACAGTGCGCGATCGGACGAAGTGAGCGGCAGCTTCCCCGGGGGTACGCGGCGGCTGCCGATACCGACAGGAGCCGAGCGCCTGAGAGGGGCTATGGTCGGCGCCGGTATCGGTGATGGTTTCGCTTATGCGCGAGACCATTTCGGTTTGACCTCATTTCCCTGGGATGCGGGGGCACCGATACGCGCGCAGGAGAAGTTCGTCGACTTTCTTCCAGCATCGTTCATGCCATCGACCTGGATCACCCAGTTGATGGGATACTCCGCGGAGGGATTGATACGCGCACTCGCCGGTAGACGTATCGGGCAGCCGGTCGACCCGGTGTCAACCGTGCAGCACGCATTGCAACGCTGGCTCTATTACATGAAGCGGTCGGTGAGCGCCGTCGGCGAATGGCGCATTTATGGCGGCATTTATGCGCGTGACGCCGGCGATCACGATTACCCCGACGGACTTGCCGGGCACGACACCAATTTTGTCTCCAACCGAGACCCGGACGCCGCGGTCCTCGACGCTCTACTTGGATTCGCCTCCACCGGCACCATCTCGACTCCCGCCGACCCGCGCAGCGAAGCCCGAGGCGCCGATGTCCTGGTTCGTGCCGCCCTCGCCGCAGTATGGTCGGAGGATCTGTCGGAGACCTTCGATCTCGCCGTCGCCATCGCCGCCCTCACCCACCCACACCCCGACGACTACCTCCCCGCGGCTGCCCTGGCCGTGATCCTGCACCAGCAGCTCCGCGACCATCCGTTCATGGACTGCCTCGCCGCTGGCTACAGCCAGGCGAGCAAACGATCGGGACATGAAAAGACCCTCGCGGCAATAGATACCGTGGTTTCGCTGGTCCGCGACGAGTGGGTCCCCACCCAGCCCAGCAGCCTCCGCCGCCACTTCCCCAACGGCGGCGCCGACGGTGTCGAAGCACTCGGCATCGCCCTCTACTCCGCCATGGTCAGCGACTACATACGCGAGGCACTGCTCCTGGCGTTGAATTACGCCACCCACCGCCCCCAAGTCGCGGCCGTGGCGGGAATGCTCATCGGCGCCGAGTACGGAATTCAGGCTGTACCCAAGGCTCTTCGCGAACCGGTCGCCTCGGTCGGCACCCTCGACGCCTTCGCCCAGGACCTCGCCACCGAACTCCGCGACGTCCTCACCGACGCGGAATGGCTCCGCCGCTACCCGCCCACCTGA
- a CDS encoding WXG100 family type VII secretion target: MDPLRVDPAALRATQPRFTDVGTRVKNALTLLQESITAEGRCWGDDEVGKAFETNYVGIDELVQSVDGLSSLLTRIGENMAQSADLLAGQDGANAGGLAV; encoded by the coding sequence GTGGACCCGTTGCGCGTCGACCCAGCGGCCCTGCGCGCCACGCAGCCCCGCTTCACCGATGTCGGCACGCGGGTGAAGAATGCACTGACCCTGCTGCAGGAATCGATCACTGCCGAGGGGCGATGCTGGGGCGATGACGAGGTGGGCAAAGCCTTCGAGACGAACTACGTCGGGATCGACGAACTGGTGCAGTCGGTGGACGGCCTGTCCTCGCTCTTGACCCGGATCGGCGAGAACATGGCGCAATCCGCTGACCTGCTGGCCGGTCAGGACGGCGCCAACGCCGGCGGACTCGCGGTCTGA
- a CDS encoding YbaB/EbfC family nucleoid-associated protein — protein sequence MTDSEREAMRARNEELRIQVDSMLETYEQQRRELADLHSRLASTTGEAWSSDNLVRVVSNVSGVPLEVHLVPEAFKRSTPEKLGRSMAEAAQAAARAATEQSQQAVAPIEELAGELPDLSDIVPGAPSIKDLVRSLLPEPTPDAQAPPPLDEEEEDDYYRNRSYLDDRR from the coding sequence ATGACCGATAGCGAGCGGGAAGCGATGCGCGCCCGCAACGAGGAGTTGCGCATCCAGGTGGACTCGATGCTCGAGACCTACGAGCAACAGCGCCGCGAACTGGCCGACCTGCACTCCCGGCTGGCGTCGACCACCGGGGAGGCCTGGTCGTCGGACAATCTGGTGCGAGTGGTCAGCAACGTGTCGGGGGTACCACTCGAGGTGCATCTGGTGCCCGAGGCGTTCAAGCGCTCTACACCGGAGAAACTGGGCCGCTCGATGGCCGAGGCCGCGCAGGCCGCCGCCCGCGCCGCGACCGAGCAGTCACAGCAGGCCGTCGCGCCCATCGAGGAGTTGGCGGGCGAGCTCCCCGATCTTTCCGACATCGTCCCGGGCGCCCCGAGCATCAAGGATCTGGTCAGGTCACTGCTGCCGGAGCCGACCCCGGATGCCCAGGCGCCGCCGCCGCTGGACGAGGAAGAGGAAGACGACTATTACCGCAACCGCTCCTACCTCGACGACCGGCGCTGA
- the ispG gene encoding flavodoxin-dependent (E)-4-hydroxy-3-methylbut-2-enyl-diphosphate synthase yields MPSAPAAVLAPRRQTRQLQVGKVGVGSDFPVSVQSMTTTKTHDVNSTLQQIAELTASGCDIVRVACPRQEDADALSAITKKSPIPVIADIHFQPRYIFAAIDAGCAAVRVNPGNIKEFDGRVKEVAKAAGAAGIPIRIGVNAGSLDKRMLEKYGKATPEALVESALWEASLFEEHGFGDIKISVKHNDPVIMVEAYRQLAARCDYPLHLGVTEAGPAFQGTIKSATAFGALLSQGIGDTIRVSLSAPPVEEVKVGNQILQSLNLRPRKLEIVSCPSCGRAQVDVYTLANEVTAGLEGMEVPLRVAVMGCVVNGPGEAREADLGVASGNGKGQIFVKGEVIKTVPEHQIVETLIEEAMRIAESMGESGTGEPVVTVG; encoded by the coding sequence ATGCCGTCCGCGCCCGCGGCGGTTCTCGCACCCCGCCGCCAGACCCGCCAGCTACAGGTGGGCAAGGTCGGGGTCGGCAGCGATTTCCCGGTGTCGGTGCAGTCGATGACGACCACCAAGACCCACGACGTGAATTCGACCCTGCAGCAGATCGCGGAGCTGACCGCCTCCGGCTGCGACATCGTGCGGGTGGCCTGCCCGCGCCAGGAGGACGCCGACGCGCTGTCCGCGATCACCAAGAAGTCCCCCATCCCGGTGATCGCCGACATCCATTTCCAGCCGCGCTACATCTTCGCCGCGATCGACGCGGGTTGTGCGGCGGTCCGGGTGAACCCGGGCAACATCAAGGAATTCGACGGCCGGGTCAAGGAGGTCGCGAAGGCGGCCGGCGCCGCGGGCATCCCGATCCGCATCGGCGTCAACGCGGGCTCGCTGGACAAGCGGATGCTCGAGAAGTACGGCAAGGCGACGCCGGAGGCGCTGGTGGAGTCGGCGCTGTGGGAGGCGAGCCTGTTCGAGGAGCACGGCTTCGGCGACATCAAGATCTCGGTGAAGCACAATGACCCGGTGATCATGGTGGAGGCCTACCGGCAGCTGGCCGCGCGCTGCGACTACCCGCTGCACCTGGGCGTCACCGAGGCCGGTCCGGCGTTCCAGGGCACCATCAAGTCGGCGACGGCGTTCGGCGCGCTGCTGAGCCAGGGCATCGGTGACACCATCCGGGTCTCGCTGTCGGCGCCGCCGGTCGAGGAGGTGAAGGTCGGCAACCAGATCCTGCAGTCGCTGAACCTGCGCCCCCGCAAGCTGGAGATCGTCTCGTGCCCGTCCTGTGGCCGCGCCCAGGTCGATGTGTACACCCTGGCCAACGAGGTCACCGCGGGTCTGGAGGGCATGGAGGTCCCGCTGCGGGTGGCCGTCATGGGCTGCGTGGTCAACGGTCCGGGCGAGGCGCGCGAGGCCGATTTGGGCGTCGCCTCGGGCAACGGCAAGGGCCAGATCTTCGTCAAGGGCGAGGTGATCAAGACCGTGCCCGAGCATCAGATCGTGGAGACGCTGATCGAGGAGGCGATGCGCATCGCCGAGTCGATGGGCGAGTCCGGCACGGGCGAGCCGGTGGTCACCGTCGGATAG